The window GAACACAGCGGGAGTTCACCGCCTCCGCCCTGTTCAAGGAGTTCGAGCGCTGGCTGCTCTCGGCTGCCGTCCCTACGGAGGAGGTCTTCGCCGAACTGGCGCGATACGCCGAGATCTACGACCTGATCGACGATTACCCGCAGCACGGCGTCGAGGGCCGGTTCCTCTACCGGATGAAAGTCCTTCAGACCTCCACTCCGATGCCCCTGCTTCTTCTCCTGTACGGCCTGGACGAGTCCGTGCTGCCCCCGGAGCGCCGTCGACGGGCGATCCGCGCCATCGACAGCTACCTCGTTCGCCGGGCGCTGCTCAATCTCAGCAACCGCGACCACAACAACGTCTTCCGTGACCTGGTCGCCGCTGCAGCCCGGCAGCCCGACCGCGCGGACGAGGCCGTCATCAAGGCCCTCTCGGCAATGCAGGGAGCCCACCGTCATTGGCCGAGCGACCATGAGTTCCGCGCTTCGTTGGAACAGGACCCCATCTACACCCGCCTGTACCGCCGCGGCGTACGCATCCTCCTGGAAGCGCTGGAGGACGAACTCCGCACCGACCACACCGAACAGCTCGTCGTCCCCCTCGGCGAGCAGGCGGGCGCGAAGTTGACCATCGAACACGTCATGCCGCAGAGCTGGCGCGACAACTGGCCGCCCCTCGAAAACGATCCATCCGAAGGCTCCGACCGCGACGAACTGGTCCACACCCTCGGCAACCTGACCCTGGTCACTGCCCGCCTGAACCCCACCTTGGGAAACATGGCCTGGGAAGACAAGCGGCAATGGCTCAGCAAGCACAGCCTGCTGCGTCTCACCCACGGCACCCTGCTCAGCGCACCACCGAACACCGACATCAGCGACTGGGCTGCCACCTGGGACGAGCACCGGATCCACGCACGTGGCTCCTACCTTGGCTCACTGTCTTTGAACATTTGG of the Streptomyces sp. 1222.5 genome contains:
- a CDS encoding DUF262 domain-containing protein → MRADTVDLRRIFGRDIRYTVPLFQRPYVWNRDDNWSALWEDIRRTVERAEQAALTGDTVAPHFLGAVVFDETPYLSSSLETRQVIDGQQRLTTLQLFLFAARLSAAALNHERSVRLLSKFLENDEDLFDRVQHPDHLYKVWPTNADRDEFRSVMRGQGGAGRFAEAITYFKQEIDAWLAEAAEPEERLGTLVQTLREQLRLVIIDLEKHDDAQVVFETLNSRGTPLEHADLIKNLLFRDAERAGADIDRLYKTYWAPFDQDEWRTEQTTGRITRSRLDVFLTYWLTMRTQREFTASALFKEFERWLLSAAVPTEEVFAELARYAEIYDLIDDYPQHGVEGRFLYRMKVLQTSTPMPLLLLLYGLDESVLPPERRRRAIRAIDSYLVRRALLNLSNRDHNNVFRDLVAAAARQPDRADEAVIKALSAMQGAHRHWPSDHEFRASLEQDPIYTRLYRRGVRILLEALEDELRTDHTEQLVVPLGEQAGAKLTIEHVMPQSWRDNWPPLENDPSEGSDRDELVHTLGNLTLVTARLNPTLGNMAWEDKRQWLSKHSLLRLTHGTLLSAPPNTDISDWAATWDEHRIHARGSYLGSLSLNIWPHADGLLAAPVSADRGDK